One stretch of Candidatus Bathyarchaeia archaeon DNA includes these proteins:
- a CDS encoding flavodoxin family protein produces MKIIGICGSPRALATEYILQEALKQLSEKGFETKLWAAQGKNIEFCAHCDYCLTNKECVIQDDMQELYTQLTDADGIIIATPVYNGGVSAQTKAIMDRTRAAVAWDKNFFKGKIGMGIAVGGDRAGGQELALMQIHTFYILNGMIPVSGGFFGANLGATFWSKDTLEDAKADEEGFRSLKKTLKRFAEFLKERESKEGEKPHE; encoded by the coding sequence ATGAAGATTATCGGCATTTGTGGCAGCCCCCGAGCTTTAGCCACAGAATACATTCTCCAAGAAGCTTTAAAGCAACTCTCAGAGAAAGGCTTTGAAACCAAGTTATGGGCGGCACAGGGAAAAAACATCGAGTTCTGTGCCCACTGCGACTACTGCCTAACAAACAAAGAATGCGTAATCCAAGACGACATGCAAGAACTCTACACCCAACTCACCGACGCTGACGGCATCATCATCGCAACCCCCGTCTACAACGGCGGCGTGAGCGCCCAAACCAAAGCGATAATGGACCGAACGCGCGCAGCCGTTGCGTGGGACAAAAACTTTTTCAAAGGCAAAATCGGCATGGGCATCGCTGTAGGCGGAGACAGAGCAGGCGGACAAGAACTTGCTCTTATGCAGATTCACACATTCTACATCCTAAACGGCATGATTCCCGTGAGTGGAGGCTTTTTTGGCGCAAACTTGGGCGCCACGTTCTGGAGCAAAGACACCTTAGAAGACGCCAAAGCTGACGAAGAAGGCTTCCGAAGCCTGAAAAAGACCTTAAAAAGATTCGCTGAGTTCCTCAAAGAAAGAGAAAGCAAAGAAGGGGAAAAGCCACATGAGTAG
- the afpA gene encoding archaeoflavoprotein AfpA, producing the protein MSSQPSEAKKSKVAWGITGAGDRIAEYVQIMKELKKEYEDTVDIQVFVSKAGETVLRFYNLEKEVKENFSKYTVEQNANSPFLAAWMQMRKYEFLLIAPASSNTVAKIAYGIGDTMITNAASMSLKAFVPIYILPVDFEEKTLITKLPNGKDMKLRVRKEDAENVRKLEHMEDVHVLSEPEKIRTAFKERFGQKP; encoded by the coding sequence ATGAGTAGCCAGCCAAGTGAAGCAAAGAAAAGTAAGGTTGCGTGGGGAATCACAGGGGCAGGCGACCGCATTGCCGAATACGTACAAATCATGAAGGAACTCAAAAAGGAATACGAAGACACCGTGGACATTCAGGTGTTTGTGTCCAAAGCAGGCGAAACCGTGCTCAGATTCTACAACCTTGAAAAGGAAGTGAAAGAAAACTTTTCCAAATACACCGTGGAGCAGAACGCGAATTCGCCGTTTCTGGCGGCTTGGATGCAGATGCGCAAATACGAGTTTTTGCTTATTGCTCCTGCTTCTTCAAACACGGTGGCAAAAATCGCTTACGGCATAGGCGACACCATGATTACCAACGCGGCAAGCATGAGCCTCAAAGCGTTTGTGCCCATCTACATTTTGCCCGTGGATTTTGAAGAAAAAACCCTCATCACCAAGCTACCCAACGGCAAAGACATGAAGCTACGGGTGCGCAAAGAAGATGCGGAAAACGTCCGAAAACTTGAACACATGGAAGATGTTCATGTTCTTTCGGAACCAGAGAAAATCCGAACAGCCTTCAAGGAGCGGTTCGGGCAAAAACCATAA
- a CDS encoding DUF5752 family protein, translated as MDKKDSLTTSVDKSKAQSILRSVPYSQGFHFFTAVGQYTGETAIDLFAFYEELRVIDNEAVSFHVPRRDFQNWIEKTLGDLELAGEIDAVNPRQPVEQLKKQLVEVVGARLTQLHTVAKDP; from the coding sequence ATGGATAAAAAAGACAGTTTAACCACTTCTGTAGATAAATCTAAAGCCCAGAGTATACTGCGCTCTGTCCCTTACAGTCAAGGTTTCCACTTTTTTACCGCAGTAGGACAATACACAGGAGAAACGGCGATAGACCTGTTTGCGTTTTACGAAGAGCTCCGAGTCATAGACAACGAGGCGGTTAGTTTTCATGTGCCACGCCGCGACTTCCAGAACTGGATTGAAAAAACTTTGGGAGACTTGGAGTTGGCAGGCGAAATTGACGCGGTGAATCCTCGGCAGCCTGTGGAGCAGTTAAAGAAGCAGTTAGTGGAGGTTGTGGGAGCCCGCCTGACGCAGCTGCACACCGTAGCCAAAGACCCCTAA
- a CDS encoding glycosyltransferase family 2 protein, protein MPNFNPTVSVIIPTYCEEETIEGCLKSVVNQRFDGNIETIVVDSHSPDNTRTVAKRSADKVLDLRARGVGRARNAGAKAAEGRILLFLDADTYLETNFLSEMYSNFADKKVVCVSGILKNLEHLKPLDRLFAVSHYGFTNKLAMVSARIGVPLFPSVCCGARKAVFFKIGGFREDIACAEDITFSREMGRVGKCLVNSRATAYTSVRRISKCGKAEMYSMYFKNYVKLFLMKQNPWVQDFPHINTT, encoded by the coding sequence TTGCCGAATTTCAATCCAACGGTCTCAGTAATCATCCCAACATACTGTGAAGAGGAAACCATTGAAGGCTGTCTAAAAAGCGTGGTCAACCAACGCTTCGACGGCAACATTGAAACAATTGTTGTTGACAGCCACAGCCCCGACAACACGCGAACTGTTGCCAAACGCAGCGCCGACAAGGTTCTTGACTTAAGAGCAAGAGGCGTTGGAAGAGCACGCAACGCAGGCGCCAAAGCCGCGGAGGGACGAATCCTGCTGTTTCTGGACGCCGACACATACTTGGAAACTAATTTTTTGTCAGAAATGTACAGCAATTTTGCGGACAAAAAAGTTGTCTGCGTTTCAGGCATCTTGAAAAACTTGGAGCATTTAAAGCCGTTGGATAGGCTGTTTGCAGTTTCTCATTATGGGTTCACCAACAAGTTGGCGATGGTTTCAGCACGAATAGGTGTTCCGCTGTTTCCGTCAGTTTGCTGTGGTGCGCGAAAAGCGGTTTTTTTTAAAATTGGCGGTTTCCGTGAGGATATTGCCTGCGCCGAGGACATCACGTTTAGCCGTGAAATGGGCAGAGTCGGCAAATGCTTGGTTAACAGCAGAGCCACAGCGTACACGTCGGTTAGGCGCATCAGCAAATGCGGCAAAGCCGAAATGTACTCGATGTACTTTAAGAATTACGTGAAGCTTTTCCTGATGAAACAGAACCCGTGGGTTCAGGATTTCCCGCACATAAACACAACTTGA